The region TCTTCGGATATCTAACCTTGGCAAGCCTGGAGGAGAGGGATCTCTTGAAGACTTATGGAGAGAGATATGAGAGGTATCGTGAAATGGTCCCTTTCATGATACCCCTATTTAATTTTAGGACTCCGCGGTGGCTCTCCCCAAGGGGTCCATATAGATATATACTGCTCCTAACTGTTTACATTTTCCTAACCTTGATGATGATGGCTTGTTTGAGGAGTTTTGTCTTCGCCTTAAGGACTACCTTTCAATGAATAGAAACTTTGTATCTGAATAATTCATTTGGAGATTTTTATCAAGATTCATCGATAGCCTAATCGGGTTTCTGGCTCAGTCTCACAGTGACCCAACCCTTTGCAGGTTCTTCTCCTCCTCGTTCTCCTAATATTCTTATATATCCAGCTAGCAGGCTATTCTTCCATTTAGGCTCTATTTTTGTATGCCTGTCTGTCGCCTCTTATGGTTGGTGAATGCTTTCTTTCCGAGTATGAAAGCCTTCAGGTTGACATCTAGATATCTTGCGGGCACAGATTCCCTCATTGTTTCCAGGAGGAGCTCCTCTTGGAAGGGGAGTATTCCGCTTGCGCATAATGCCCCGAGCATAACCACGTTCGTGGTAACTGGGTCTCCAGCCTCCTCTGCCAGGGCTGTTGCATCGAAAGAGACGATATTATCGGTCACTTCGGAGAGTAGAGCCATCAACGCATCTCTGCTTGGATATTCAGCCATCCCTGATATCACCTCTACGGGGTGGAGTCTGCGGGTGTTCACGATCGCCAATCCCCCCTCCTTCAGGTATACTGCTCCTCTCCTAACGGCCTCCGCCTCCTCGAACCCCAGTAGGGCGTCGGCCTCTCCAGGGGGGATCTGGGGGCTCCTATCCTCCCCGCCGATCTGGAGATGCCCCATGACCGGTCCTCCACGCTGAGCCATCCCGTAGGTCTCTCCTATGATGACATCTAGACCTGACCTTATGGCAGCCTCCGCCAGGAGCCTAGAGGCGAGAAGGGTTCCCTGGCCCCCCACCCCTGAGATAACCAGCTTGAAGGGTCTCATCTACACCGCCCCAGCCCTGCCTATGGCTCCTTGAGGGCATATCTGGCTGCATACACCGCAGCCCATGCAGAGGGTCTCGTTGACACTGGCTAATCCCTTCTCGCCGTCCCACTCCAAGGCTGGGCATCCAAAGGTGTTTAGGCATAGCCTGCAACCAATGCATACATCTTCATCTACTCGATATGGTGTGGGGCGTCTGGGCCTCAGCATCCTCACGGCCTCCGTGGCGCAGATCCTCCGGGCTATCACCACCGAGACCCCCTTCGACTCCAGCATCCTGATGAAGGCCTCCTCCGCCTCCCTCAAATTGTAGGGGTCTACAACCTCGACCTGGTCTACGCCGCAGGCCCTGGCTATGTCCTCTATCAATACGCGCCTCGTGGGCTTCCCGGTCGCAGTCTTACCTGAACCGGCGTGGGGCTGGAATCCCGTCATGGCGATGGTCTGATTGTCGGCTATCACGACCTTTATGTCGGCCTGGTTGTAGACGGAGTTTATGAGGCCCGGTATCCCTGCGTGGAGGAAGGTTCCATCCCCTATCAGGGATATACAGTCCACGCCTACATGCCTCATCCCCTGTGACACCCCGATGCTCGCACCCATGCAGAAGTAGGTGTCCTCGAAGTTCAGCGGTGGTGTATGGGCCAACCCGTAGCATCCAATATCTCCATTCACAACAACCCTCCTCGGGTCTCCTCTCACCTTTATCACTGCGCTCTTCAGGGCGTAGATGGTCGCCCTGTGGGGGCATCCAGCGCAGAAGGTAAGCATCCTTTCAAATATCGTCCCTCGAACCCTCTCCTCCAGCTCCGAGCGGCGTCTATAAGGATTTTCGAGGTTGAATATCCTGGCCAGGGCCTCCCCTAGGATTTGAGGGCTGAGCTCCCCCTCACCTGGGAGGTGCCCGCTCATCCTCCCGTAGACCTCGAGTTTGGGGTTCACCTCCTTCGCCAGGGCTCTGACGTGCAGCTCCACAAACGGGTCCACCTCCTCGACCACCAGGAGCCTATCAACACCTCCAATGAGCCTGGAGACGAGGCGCTGGGGAATCGGATGCGATGTCGCCAGCTTAAGGTATGCCGCCTCCTTCTCGATCCCAAGCCTTCGGACGGCATCATGGGCGTAGTTGAAGGATAAACCTGCGCCTATGAATCCGAACCTCTCATCGCCGCCCATCTTTAGGAGGTTGAGGTTCAACTCCTCGAAGTCCTCCTGGATGAGTTTCAGTTTATCGTTCAATTCCTTCTCCCTCCTGAATAGCCTGTCGAACCCTGATACCCTGTAGCTGAAGCCCTCCCAATCGAACTCTGCCATCCGCTTCTCTCTGCTTATGGGGCCGAGGGTCACTTTCCCCCTCATATGGCTGAGCCTTGTGACGGTTCGAACCATGACGGGCGTCCTGCGTCTCTCTGAGAGCTCAAAGGCGTAGCGAGTGTATTCCTTCGCCTCCTGAGGGGTTGAAGGCTCGAGAACCGGGACGCAGTTCATCTTAGCCAGCCAGCGATTATCCTGTTCCTGGCCGCTGCTGTGCTGTGAGGGATCATCGGCCGAGACCAGAACCAGGCCGCCTCTCACTCCCCGGAGGCTTATCAGGTTCAGGATGTCAAGGGCCACGTTGAGACCGACATGCTTCATCGAGACTATGCTACGCTGATTGCACATGGAAGCCCCGAAGGCGACCTCTAGGGCGACCTTCTCATTCGTCGACCATTCGAAGTAAAAACCCAAAGCATCAGCAACCTGAGAGAGGGCGTCACCTATCTCCGATGAGGGGGTTCCAGGATACCCTGCCGCGACGGAGACACCAGCCTCGATAGCCCCCCTAGCTATGGCCTCATTACCCATGAGGAGGGCAACCCTCCCAGGCTCATCCATCATCATTACGCGGGCGGACATCTCATCTCTAGACCTGCATCCTCATCTTAAGAGTTCCCCTAAAGGCTGAGGAAACGACTCCTCCTTTCATCTGCATGCCTCCCGAGGCTAATTGAACGAGATGGTTTGATCAGACTCAGCGGATGTTAGAGCCCCTTAAATTCAAAGTTATCCCTCTATTTTTCCCTAATTAAATCGGAGCAGGCATCTAGTGTTGTTGCCTCTATTACATCCCATGAAACGGTGGTGGTTTATTTGGAGATTTTGAATCAGAGATTTAGAGTTATTTTTAGGCTTCTAGACGGGCCCGGCTGCGAACTCAACCCTGTCAAGGTTTCTCCCTTTAGAAGTTCTCTTTAGGAGTCTTATAGATCCGAGCTCGCCGGTTCTTCTCACGTGTAGGCCCTTGCACGCCGAGATATCCCAACCCTCAATCTCAACTATACGGATCCATTCAGCATCTTTAGGAAGATCAAAGGTGATCTTCCCATAACTCCTCAGCCTTGATATGGCCTCAATCCTATCCAGTATCTCTATCTTCACGGGGCGGTTCTCCACTACTATCCTGTTGGCCGTGAACTCTATTCTTGGGAGGCTCCTCTTCAGCTCATCCCTGTCGATTTCTAGGTCGAACCTGGTTTTATCTGCGGAGACGTGGGAGCCCATGATCCTGGCCCTTGGGAGCTCCCTCTCGAGGGTGGCCCAGAGGATATGGGAGGCTGTGTGGTTCCTCATCAGCCCATACCTATGGTTCCAGTCCACCTCTCCATCCACCGGGTCTCCTGGGTTGAAGACTCCTTCAAGCCTGTCGCATAGGTGGTAGATGACCCCGTCCAACTCGACGGCTGAAGATACTACGGCTAAGCCGTGGGGTCCATGGATCTCCCCCATATCCGAGTCTTGGCCTCCCCCCTCTGGGTGGAAGGCTGTCTGGTCTAGGACTAGGGCGTTCCATCCATTTATTATGGATTGGGCGAGGACGGTGGCCTTGAACTCCTTAACATATGGGTCTTCGAGGGATAGGAGCCTGGTCATCGATATTCCTCTTCTCACAACTACCAATATCAACTATGGTTTCATGTTTGGTCTTCTAGGCTGATGGTTTAACTCTTGTCACTCTTATCGTGTTTAGGATGAGGGTTAATGTAAGGCCGTCATCTCCCGCCGCCACGGCCGTCCATAGAGGGATCAGGCCCAGCATGCCCAGGATGCCTATGGTGATCTTCGCCGCTATCGATATGAGTATGTTCTGTCTCGCAATCTCAACGGTCTTCTTACTCAGTTTAATCATGTATGGTATCTTGATGAGCTCGTCCTTCACAAGGACTACGTCCGCAGACTCCAGAGCCATGTCGACCCTGCTCCCACCCATGGCTATCCCGATGTCTGAGGCTGCTAGGGCTGGGGCGTCGTTCACCCCGTCCCCGACCATGGCGACCATCCCGTGCCTAATCCTCATCCTCTCGACTATGCCGAGTTTATCCTCCGGAAGGAGTCCAGCGTAGAACTCATCAACCCCGAGCCTCTCCGCAGTATCCAGGGCTATCTCTGAGCGGTCCCCCGTGAGCATGACCGTCTTGATCCCCATCCCCCTTAGAACCTCTACCGCCCTTTTGGCATCCCTCCTGGCCTCATCCATGAGGCATATGGATGCGAGAGCCTCACCCCCTATCGATATGCAGACGGCTGTGTGCCTGTCGTTCTTGTAGAGCCCCTCCATCCACCCGCAGTCGCACCCATAATGTTTCATCAGCTCCAGGCTTCCCACCGCCACGAAGGAGTCCTCAACATAACCAGCGATCCCCATACCCGGGATCTCCTCGGGGTTGATGACCCTGAGCCCGGCGTAGTCGAGCCCCCTCTCAGAGGCCCATCTGACTATGGCCTGGGCTGCCGGATGGTTGGAGTACTGCTCGAGGGCTGCGGCGTAGGCCAGAGCCTTATCCTCTTGAGTTCCCACCCATCTGGCCTCGTGGACTGAGGGCCTCCCCAGGGTGAGGGTTCCCGTCTTGTCGAAGAGGACGGCCCTGACCCTTGCCATCCTCTCGAGGTGCACACCTCCCTTTATTACGACCCCCCTCCTCGCCGCCGTGGTTATCGCGGTGAAGATGGATGCAGGGACCGAGACTAGGAGGGCGCTGGGGCAGGAGATCACGATGAGGGTTAGGGCCCTGTATATCCAGGTCGATGGGGGGTCCCCCGTCAGCCGTGGCATGGCTGTGACCGAGGCAAGGGCTAGGAGTAAGACTATGGGCACATAGAACCTGGAGAACCTCTCCACCACCCCCTCAACCCTGGCCTTCCTCCTCCTAGATTCCTCGACGAGCCTCCCGATCCTCGAGACAAGGGCCTCCTCGGCTCTCCTTCTAACCATGACCTTGAGAACCCCGCTCGTGTTCAGGGTGCCCGCGTAGACCTCCTCCCCCCTACCCCTCAACACTGGGGTGGACTCCCCCGTAACCAGGGACTGGTCGATGTAGGAGGATCCCTCAACAATCTCGCCATCCAGGGGGATCCTCTCCCCAACCCTGACCAGGAGGGTCATCCCCGGCTCTACCTTGAGCAGGCTCATCCTCCTCTCAACACCATCGACCAGCACGCTCGCCTCCTCAGGCATGTATGATGATAGCCCCTCAACCGCCCTCCTCGCCCTATACTCTATGAAGCCCTCTAGGTACTCGGAGATGGAGTAGAGGAGCAGGACGGTCGCGGCCTCGAGCAGATGGCCAAGGTACAGGGCCCCAAGGGAGGCAGCTGACATGAGGAACTCAACTGAAAGCCTCCTCTCTAGGAGGAACTCTCTTAGACCGAGATACCCGATGTAGACCGCTATGGAGATGACTGAGATGTGGTATATGAGGCTCGAGGCGGTAACAGCCTCCTCCAGTAGTGGAGCGAGGTTTAGTGGGGGCCCTCCCAGAAACCAGTCTAGTATAGCGGAGATGGCGATGGTAAAACCTAGGAGAACTGCAAGGAGGAGCCCTATTTCATCATGATGATCCTCGCTTTCCCTCAAACTCAAAAATGTACAGAAAACTCAATATTTTAAATTAGTGCTATTATTTTTCTTCAGAATATTAGCAAGATAATATTTAATTTAAATATTTTAATATCGTGAAAATTGAGGCAGTCCTTCTGCGGGTTGATCTAAAATGCATAACAAATAGTACTCTGAGGTTGATCAACTTGGCCGGAGCGCCACTTGAAATTTAAAGAAAAATAGCGGCTCTCAACCTTCATATAACCTCAGAGTAACCCCCTTTAGGGTGATGAGAATCGGAAAGGTTCTCTACTTGGGACATCTCTATCGCGTAAAAAGGGCTGAGGGAGAGACCAGCTCTAGGGGTATTATCTCCACGCCCCCAGCATTACCCAATCAGATCTCCATCTCCGAATTAACCCCACAGGGATATCGGCCCCGGATATCGAGCTTCTTAATTATGGATCCCTCTATTTCTCCTCATCTACTAAACACAATTTTATAATGCTAATTCTATAAGCTTCTTTTATTTATGATTTGTCCCATAACCCTTATGTTATTGTTGCCATATCTATAGATATCTTGAATTGGGAGTTCTTGGTGAGGAATTTTTCCGGATTCACTGGTTTAAGGGACATATATATCTAGCCTTAGCGGCTTTTTAAAATGAGCTGTTGATATGCCTGTCGTGAGCTTGACCCTCCCGGAGGAGCTTCTGGAGAGGTTGGATGAGTTCGTTAAATCGAGGGGGTATTATAGCAGGTCTGAGGCCTTTAGGGATGCTGTTAGGAATCTCATATCGGAGTGGGAGTTCTCGAGGAGGGAATCAAACTATGTGGCTACAACGATAATGGTGACATCAGATTATAAGGATGAAGAGGTGGATTTAAGGATCGGCGAGATAAGGCATGAATTTGATGATATTGTGGTAGAGAACATTCACAGGCACATCGGGCAGAGATACTGTCTTGAGATATTGCTGGCTGAGGGAGACTACAAGAGGATTCTTGATCTCATTGGTAGGATCAGAGGCATTAGAGGGATAGACCAGGTAAGAACGATGTTTATACCAATATAATTCATGTTGCAATAACAACTTCAAATGAAGCCTTATGAGATTTATTTAATTTTATAAGTTAAACATTATAATCGAAAAAGATTTATATCTATTAAAAATTGATAAAATTGGTGATTTTAATGTTGAGTGACGAAGATATTGATAAGATCGCAAAAAGGGTCTTAGAAACTCTGGTGGTTAAGGGGTCAGAGTATGGCCCCTTGATGCACATGTTCTCAGCTATTGTGAAGACGGCTGATGATATTCTGATGTACAATAAGCTCAGCGATATAGCATATATAGAAAAGGTTCAGATCTATGGGCCACCTTCCCAGTACCAGCCGAACCCCACCGCACAGGGAGCTGGAAACTGCGTCCTCTTCCACGCATACACCTTTATCCCCAAGGATGTCGAGGGTAGGTCGCCTCTGCTGGTCTTCCCACATGGTGGGGTGCATGCGAACTTCAACTCTGGAGCTTCAAACGTTGTTAGAGAGTTGATATCTCAAGGTTATCTAGTTATCGCACCGGAGTATCGTGGAAGTACTGGTTATGGTCAGGCCTTCTATGAGCTGATAGACTATGGGGGCTTGGAGGTTGAGGATACCTTTGCAGCTAGGAACTGGATGGTAGAGAACTGCGAACTGGTTGACCCTAAAAGGATAGGAATTATCGGATGGAGCCATGGAGGGCTACATACATTGATGAACGTTTTCAAGCATCCTGAGGCTTATTCGGCTGCATATGCCTGCGTCCCAGTGAGCGACCTTGTTGCGAGGATGGGATACAAAAGCCAGAATTATCGCGATCTTTTCGAGGCGAAGTACCATATAGGCAAGTCGGCCTTCGACAATGTCAATGAGTATAGGCGGAGGTCTCCAGCTTGGAACGTGCCCGAGTATAATCCCGACTTACATCCCCCGCTCCTTGTGCATACCACTGAGAATGATCAGGATGTGAACGTCCTAGAAGTTGAGCATCTCATAAGGTCGCTGAAGGAGAAAGGGTGGAAATTTGAGTACAAGGTATATCCGCCAACCCCTGGGGCCCACAGCTTCAACAGGCTGGATGACAAGTTCTCGAAGGGTGTTAGAGGAGAAATATACGAGTTCCTAGCGAAATATCTAAAACCACCAAGAGAAAACCCCCTAAAAGAGTTCATTGGCACACCTAACCCTCTTGAGCATAGTCGAGATAATTAAAATCATTCCTATTTTTCCCCATTTTTTAATGTACTCAGCATATCTCTATAAAATATATTCCTTCACGACTAATAAATTTCCAAGAAAAATCCACCTTTATTGGCAAGATCTCTATTATATCATATAAATAATGGATCGCTTAGGGCTGCTTGTTTAAAACATTATAAATCTTTTAAAGATATAACTAATAACCTTTATCTAGCGAGGGTACCAAGAACATCGAACTGCATCTCCCTTGGCTCGCTTAGGGCCTCGATTCTCTCCGAGAGCTCCTTGTCCATCCTCACATTCTCCATTAGGCTCTCGGATATCCAGAACCTCTCGAGTTCGAGGGTGTTCCTTATCCTCACGACCTTCGCCTCCCTTGTGTCGGCCAGCCAGCATGTCCTTAGGGCCATGGCTATAGCCTCCCTGTCGCTCGGAAGATGGATGGGGATTCTCGCCGTCTCCGGCGACCCGGCCGTTAGGGAGTTAACAAAGGTCTCGTGGAAGTCTATCTTGGAGAAGGCTCTCTGGGTCGTGAAGTCTGCCAGGCCTATCCCTATGGCGTTTCCATGGGTCTCCTCCGAGAGGTCTAGGACAACTATCCTCCTTATCCTTGGAGCCCTAGGTTCAGCCTCCCCCGGCAGCCAGAACCTCCCTATGACGTTCGTGTCCATGCCTGTTCCGCTTATATTCTTTCCGATCTCGTCGACTATGAGGACATCGATCTCCCTGAAGGGGAGCCTGGCCAGGAGCTCCTTAGCCTTAACGAGGAGCCTCTCCTCCTCTGCCTCTATCTCCTGTGGCTCCAGGGCCTTTACTATGGCTATCTCGTGGCGGGCGTTCTCCACAATGGCCAGTCCCAGGATCACCGGGGCCCTCTCCATTATCATCCTGGCAGCCTCTGGTATGAGCCTGTGATACCCCTCAGGTCCACGCCCGTGGATGGTCTCAGCCCCCTTCTGCTTCCCCAACCCTATAGCCATCATCTTCATCAGCCCGCTCTCGATCCTCCCCTTGAAGTCTGTGTGGGGCTTCACCCTACCAACCACTATTATCCCATCTGCCCTGAGGGCCATCCTATCGACGTAGACCGGGGTTCCATCATCCAATCTGCCGATCATATCGACCTCCATCGAGGCCTTTATAGGAGCCTTAACCGTCTCTGGGGTTATCCCCAGGCTTCTAAGAACCCTCAACTGCCCCTCAGGGGTTGCTCCCCCGTGGCTCCCCATCGCCGGTATGAGGAAGGGCTCTCCTCCGGCCCCCCTCACCTCCTCAACAACTGTGGAGAGGATCTCGGGATAGTGGGCTATGCCCCTGCTCCCGGCCGTTATGGCTATCTTAGACCCTGGTCGAACCTTCTCTCCTACACCCTTTTCCCTAAGCTCCTCCTTTATGGCGGAGACATAGTCATCGATTCTTGGAGCCTCGATCCTCTGCTGAACCTCAACCATCCTCGGAAGCATCATCAAGGGATTCATCATTCAGAAGTTCTAGATAAAATGATGGGAAGGGCTTAATTGAAGGTTGGTGGATCTTCTATAAAGAGAAACTCATCTTGCTCATGTTATCTCCCGCTCCCTCTTTCAATTAACTCCATATTCAAAAATCATATTCTTCAATATGGATGCTCGACTATTCTGCTAAGGATCTCGAGTTCTTCCCTCTTCATTCTCCTTCTCAGCCAGGGTATTTTATCATATACCCATTCGTAATATGCTCTGTCTCTGTTCTCAAATCTATATATGTAATCTCTGATATACTCTATATGGCATCTGACAAGCCTCTCCAGCTCCTCCTCTCCGACACATCCAAGGGCCATTTTCCTCTTTCGGATTGCCATGGGCGCGAAGTGGAAGGATCCCTCAGCATAGTGGATCCTAATGTCCACTCCTCTCCCGGCCAGATATGGCTTTAGGGCCCTCCCCCCCATGTCTGCAAGGCATATGGAGTCACCCAAGGCGGAGAGCTCCCCTATGACTCGCGCCTCCTCCTTGATGAGCTCCCTCTCCAGCGCTATGGAACGATTTAGGGCGTCCCTCCACTCATCCACCTCCACAACCTGCCTCAGGGCGGTTCTAAGGGTGAGCTGGACTAGCCTAAGCGTCTCCTCCATCCTGGCGTGTTGCCCCTCTCTGCTCGCATAGCAGCGGATGGCCAGCCCCTTGGAGGCCCTGATGATCGAGGGTAGGGCCATCATAAGAGGCTTAAAGGTGTACTCCCAAGAGCCCTGGGTCTCGGGCATGAGCCGCTCCTCGAGGATCTCATCCAAGAGCTCCTCGTAGGAGATCTCCCCAGCCGCGAATTTGTTAATCAATCCCTCCAACTCTACTGGAAGGTCGAGGAGAAGGTAAGAGAACTTAATAGCCTCATCTCTAATTAGGGATATCACCTTCAGCGTCGACAACCTGAGGTCGGGATATAGGATGAGGAGGAGCCTCCTCAAGCTTAATCTCCATAAGCGGGGCAGAACCCGATAAAGCTTACACTCTATTGTGAGGTTCTCCCAGACTTCTTAAGCTTGTATGCTCCCTTCAGGATGGGTCTGCATTTCCTTCCTCACGCATTAAAATACTGGGGCTTTCTACTGTATCGAGTATCCCCCATCTGCGACCACGCATTGGCCTATGATGATACCTGCCTTACTTGCACAATGATGAGCTAGCTGATGGAATCCCATGATGCTACCAGCTATGGAAGACATTTTTATTTAAAAGGTTATATTTAATGGAATACTA is a window of Candidatus Bathyarchaeota archaeon DNA encoding:
- the iorA gene encoding indolepyruvate ferredoxin oxidoreductase subunit alpha is translated as MSARVMMMDEPGRVALLMGNEAIARGAIEAGVSVAAGYPGTPSSEIGDALSQVADALGFYFEWSTNEKVALEVAFGASMCNQRSIVSMKHVGLNVALDILNLISLRGVRGGLVLVSADDPSQHSSGQEQDNRWLAKMNCVPVLEPSTPQEAKEYTRYAFELSERRRTPVMVRTVTRLSHMRGKVTLGPISREKRMAEFDWEGFSYRVSGFDRLFRREKELNDKLKLIQEDFEELNLNLLKMGGDERFGFIGAGLSFNYAHDAVRRLGIEKEAAYLKLATSHPIPQRLVSRLIGGVDRLLVVEEVDPFVELHVRALAKEVNPKLEVYGRMSGHLPGEGELSPQILGEALARIFNLENPYRRRSELEERVRGTIFERMLTFCAGCPHRATIYALKSAVIKVRGDPRRVVVNGDIGCYGLAHTPPLNFEDTYFCMGASIGVSQGMRHVGVDCISLIGDGTFLHAGIPGLINSVYNQADIKVVIADNQTIAMTGFQPHAGSGKTATGKPTRRVLIEDIARACGVDQVEVVDPYNLREAEEAFIRMLESKGVSVVIARRICATEAVRMLRPRRPTPYRVDEDVCIGCRLCLNTFGCPALEWDGEKGLASVNETLCMGCGVCSQICPQGAIGRAGAV
- a CDS encoding alanyl-tRNA editing protein AlaX codes for the protein MTRLLSLEDPYVKEFKATVLAQSIINGWNALVLDQTAFHPEGGGQDSDMGEIHGPHGLAVVSSAVELDGVIYHLCDRLEGVFNPGDPVDGEVDWNHRYGLMRNHTASHILWATLERELPRARIMGSHVSADKTRFDLEIDRDELKRSLPRIEFTANRIVVENRPVKIEILDRIEAISRLRSYGKITFDLPKDAEWIRIVEIEGWDISACKGLHVRRTGELGSIRLLKRTSKGRNLDRVEFAAGPV
- a CDS encoding cation-translocating P-type ATPase; translated protein: MSLRESEDHHDEIGLLLAVLLGFTIAISAILDWFLGGPPLNLAPLLEEAVTASSLIYHISVISIAVYIGYLGLREFLLERRLSVEFLMSAASLGALYLGHLLEAATVLLLYSISEYLEGFIEYRARRAVEGLSSYMPEEASVLVDGVERRMSLLKVEPGMTLLVRVGERIPLDGEIVEGSSYIDQSLVTGESTPVLRGRGEEVYAGTLNTSGVLKVMVRRRAEEALVSRIGRLVEESRRRKARVEGVVERFSRFYVPIVLLLALASVTAMPRLTGDPPSTWIYRALTLIVISCPSALLVSVPASIFTAITTAARRGVVIKGGVHLERMARVRAVLFDKTGTLTLGRPSVHEARWVGTQEDKALAYAAALEQYSNHPAAQAIVRWASERGLDYAGLRVINPEEIPGMGIAGYVEDSFVAVGSLELMKHYGCDCGWMEGLYKNDRHTAVCISIGGEALASICLMDEARRDAKRAVEVLRGMGIKTVMLTGDRSEIALDTAERLGVDEFYAGLLPEDKLGIVERMRIRHGMVAMVGDGVNDAPALAASDIGIAMGGSRVDMALESADVVLVKDELIKIPYMIKLSKKTVEIARQNILISIAAKITIGILGMLGLIPLWTAVAAGDDGLTLTLILNTIRVTRVKPSA
- a CDS encoding S9 family peptidase; the protein is MLSDEDIDKIAKRVLETLVVKGSEYGPLMHMFSAIVKTADDILMYNKLSDIAYIEKVQIYGPPSQYQPNPTAQGAGNCVLFHAYTFIPKDVEGRSPLLVFPHGGVHANFNSGASNVVRELISQGYLVIAPEYRGSTGYGQAFYELIDYGGLEVEDTFAARNWMVENCELVDPKRIGIIGWSHGGLHTLMNVFKHPEAYSAAYACVPVSDLVARMGYKSQNYRDLFEAKYHIGKSAFDNVNEYRRRSPAWNVPEYNPDLHPPLLVHTTENDQDVNVLEVEHLIRSLKEKGWKFEYKVYPPTPGAHSFNRLDDKFSKGVRGEIYEFLAKYLKPPRENPLKEFIGTPNPLEHSRDN
- a CDS encoding DUF2088 domain-containing protein; the protein is MMLPRMVEVQQRIEAPRIDDYVSAIKEELREKGVGEKVRPGSKIAITAGSRGIAHYPEILSTVVEEVRGAGGEPFLIPAMGSHGGATPEGQLRVLRSLGITPETVKAPIKASMEVDMIGRLDDGTPVYVDRMALRADGIIVVGRVKPHTDFKGRIESGLMKMMAIGLGKQKGAETIHGRGPEGYHRLIPEAARMIMERAPVILGLAIVENARHEIAIVKALEPQEIEAEEERLLVKAKELLARLPFREIDVLIVDEIGKNISGTGMDTNVIGRFWLPGEAEPRAPRIRRIVVLDLSEETHGNAIGIGLADFTTQRAFSKIDFHETFVNSLTAGSPETARIPIHLPSDREAIAMALRTCWLADTREAKVVRIRNTLELERFWISESLMENVRMDKELSERIEALSEPREMQFDVLGTLAR
- a CDS encoding CopG family ribbon-helix-helix protein → MPVVSLTLPEELLERLDEFVKSRGYYSRSEAFRDAVRNLISEWEFSRRESNYVATTIMVTSDYKDEEVDLRIGEIRHEFDDIVVENIHRHIGQRYCLEILLAEGDYKRILDLIGRIRGIRGIDQVRTMFIPI
- the iorB gene encoding indolepyruvate ferredoxin oxidoreductase subunit beta, with protein sequence MRPFKLVISGVGGQGTLLASRLLAEAAIRSGLDVIIGETYGMAQRGGPVMGHLQIGGEDRSPQIPPGEADALLGFEEAEAVRRGAVYLKEGGLAIVNTRRLHPVEVISGMAEYPSRDALMALLSEVTDNIVSFDATALAEEAGDPVTTNVVMLGALCASGILPFQEELLLETMRESVPARYLDVNLKAFILGKKAFTNHKRRQTGIQK